gttttGCTACCAAAATGCAACAGTTTATTACTTCAGTGTGTCTTTTAACAAGTTTGTTTAacttaaaaatatatctaaatgcaGTGCCTTATACATCAAAACTAATTTGCCTTTCCATCACAATGTACTATGCTGATTAACGTAGCGTCTATTTTGACGTTAAACGGTTTACATTATAAATAGCACGTACTAAGAAAGAATTTTGTTATGCTACAATAATTTTAAAGTGTTTCATGAATAAATTAGTTtcacaaattaaaacaatggtAAAATTTCGGGGATCTCCGTAAAATTCCGCAACATCAAAGGAGAGGACAAAACTCCAGATCATCCATTTTGAGGAACGGCTGTCGCTGGTGACTATCAATCAATGACATTTCAGGGCATGTTTCAACacttttgtaaataaacatatgttgCAGCAAAGTCTTTGCCACCCTCCTAATGGAGTACACgaaaatatataaacacattaatttaggtaaaacacgattttgctatacattatttcgattataatataaaataataaaaatgatcttttgggagcaaagaatgcaaccaagcagaataatagcagactcggtttaatatgcccttaatcaAAAACAGTAGATAAACTATAGTAGCGCTacttcttggtcgcaacaaaaatattgTAGTTATCGCACGTTAATGTGAAGTCATTTTAgcataagcgtgttttaacagaaacaagtatATTAGAATACCTGTTATAACGCCCCTTTCCTAGTATGTACGGAAACAGGTGCTAGGTAACCATATAGCATAAGTATTACGTCCCACATATAGGCTAAACCTTTTTGAGTTGTCATCTCCCAAATCGTAACAGTAATAGGTCAACTTGAAAAGGATGGCACTCACTTTCAAAATTACTCCGCCTATCAGTTGGGTGTTACAAAACATAACCACAGTGACAGTAGCTCACCTTAGCCCAAGTGAGTTAATTCAGGTAGGACATTAAATTTCAGgcaatgtcattttcacaaagattttataaaatttatatgtttatttccTAGGCTTAAAACATACTCTGATACTGTATCATTGCCATTGAGGTCAAGATCCGTAGAAAGTCATCAAAGTCATCACGCCGGCTTCAGGAAGTGATCGGAAATTTCCGGAAAGCCAAATGCTCGTAcgagtttcaagtttcaagtttatttctacATCAGGGCATATAAATTCATGTGATTAAAACAATGATACACATATTGAATCAGTAATTTCAAAGACAATGCTAAGTGTACAAAACAAAAAAGCAGCATAttgttatctaaaaaaaatttaaaaaataaagctaTGTCATTTTACTGTTTCTAAGAGTTACACATGTGCATCCAACTATGAgatcaatatattttacatggagaatgaaattattttaacttagacaaaatggttttacaaaataatgctagtttaataagttttgacttaattttacAATTCATAAGATCATCTAATTTGAATGAACTAGGatggttaaaataatattttggcaCTGACTTTTTTCTACTGGCACTGAAGAAGTCGCATTCAAATAGATAGTGAAATTCATCCCCAATTGAATGTTTGTCACAAAGTGTACATTTTCTTTCACAACGTTCAATGTTATAATGTCTTCCCTTGTCAGTAGGTAAAGAATGATTCATAGTTCTAAATTTACAAAGAGTCTTAGCTAAATTATGTGGCAAGATATccagatatttttcaaaacaatgtacTTTTTTATACATACGATATACAAGACATTTATGAGAGTTATCAACAGAGTTATTCCAGTTTTGTACAAAATGATCTTGCAATCTAGTCTTAACCAGTGATTTGAAATGTCTCAAGTTTGTAACCTTTTggttaataaaatattcagacaaacCAAGCTCGTCAAGATTACACTTAACAAATGATATCCAAGGGGAAGTATGTATATTGCTGTTATGCAAATGCAAAAtagttttatacaatattttacaaattttattatctttagtATTTAATAATTTGCTCCAATAACATAATAATCTAGATTTGGCCTGCAGCGTTATAGGCAACATACCTAACTCACCGTACACCATACAATTTGGTGTGGATGGTTTCAAATTCAAgatgaatttacaaaattttaaatgaaattgttcTAAAATCTTAAGATTTTCAACACCCCAGGCCTCACTTCCGTACAACAAAATTGGTACAATCTTTGTATCAGATAAATGTAATTGCATAGAGATAGTAAGATTAAGTTTACGAGATTTCTGGATAATCGAAAACATGGCACGTCTTGCCTGTTCTACAAGTTTTGCTTTGGCTTTAGAAATAATGCCATTATAATTAAAAAGTATACCAAGATAAGAAAAGTCCTCAACAATTTCAAGTCTTTTgtcattatagaaaaaaatcaggAATACGTTTCGATTTAGATTTACTAAAAACAACCACTTTGGTCTTATCCTCATTAACTTGCAACCCCCACAACTTACAATAATCATGCATCGCATTTAAAGCTGTCTGTAACTCAATATGATTTTCTGCTAACAAGACTGTATCGTCAGCGTACAACAACAAGAAAATCCTTAAATAAACTTCCATATCATCATCACTAAGATATTCAAAAGTAGACATTGAAGCCAGAccttcaaattttgttgaaatatattgaGTAAGATCATTCagaaatactgaaaacaaaatgggCGATAAATTTTCACCCTGACGCACACCAGTTTGACTACTAAAAAAGCTAGATAACACATTATTGACTTTGACACAAGATTTGGCTTTGGTGTacatattataaataatttttatacattttccatCTACATCATGGGCCAATAATTTTTGCCAAAGATACACTCGATTCACAAAGTCAAACGCTTTCCTATGATCAACAAAAGCACAGTACATCTTTCTTCCAAACcctaaataaaaatcaatcaatAGTTTTAGAGAGAATATGTGATCAACAGTACCATATGTTTTACGAAAGCCTGTCTGTTCTTCATTAAGTAGATTGTAATCTTCTAAGTAACTATTAAGtctttcctttaaaatatttgtgaacaaTTTGCCAAAACAGCTTAGAATATCAATGCCTCTGTAATTGTTGGGATCCTGAATGtcacctttatttttatatattggtaAAATAACTCCACGACTCCAAACATCAGGGAAAAATCCTGAATCCAATACAATGTTAAACAACTGACATACAAGagacaataaattttcattattcgCATATCTTAAGTACTCATTTAGTATATTATCAAACACAGAAGGGCTTTTGCTATTTTTCAAGCCTTTGACAATCTTTTTAATCTCACCAACAGTAATTTCCGCATTTAACATGTCATTATTACAAGGCAACAAATCAATATCCAAACTACCAGTATCCCCCTCCTCGACATTAACAATGTCTTgatttaatttcacaaaattgCTCATAAAATACCTGACTAGAAATGTTGGAAATAGTGTCTTTTTTCTCACTCGAGTATTATTTAATAGTCCCCAAAAAGCTTTCGGGTCAGTAGAGCGTAAGTTTGCTAGTTTCTTACTTACACCTTGCTGAAAATGTCTTACTTTACTATTCAACAATTTTTTATAAGATCTGCTACTAGAAACCAGTGATTCGTAACTTTCTAACGACTTAATTCTTCTGTAATAATTCTTATCATGCAAATACTTATTCCTGGCATTTTTACATTCTGTATCAAACCACGGCTTTTTAGCCTGATTTTTACGAGTTGCATTATCGGAACGTAAGAATACGTTGTCGTAAGAAAATTATCAATAGCACTTACTGGTCAAATACCTTTGTGCATTACATTCGTCTGGTGCATATATCAGTACTTTATTAGAGAATAGTTAGAGATGAAGTAGCATGCAGCTTCTAGAATCAAATTTTAAAGGTGTACAATTAAGGACttcttttaacttaaaattcattTATTGCATGGTAGACAGATTTTGCCAGTGTTTTTTCGGATgctagaaaaactcgtcttacacccaGAGGTGCAAGATGACTCATGTGgtgcaatttatgaatgaatgcgtaaattcatatgctactatTATACAATAATGCTCAAAAGAATGACATTCGTTTTCAATCATTTCTTCTATTATTAATTAAAGAATacgacatgcaagaaaaagaattcaTCACTAGTTGAAGGTTGCGGTAACTCAGTAGAGCCGTAAACAGTTTCCCTCGGgccagatatttctatccacACCTTCAGCCAGTGATTCTTATATTCCTTTAGTAACATCTTTCCACCGTGACTCTCATCAGTGCACTTCTCAGCAATCCAAACAATAGAGGCGGGGATCAACACATACAAGGTAATGGGTTACCATCCGCCAAATTCAGAATCTGTTTCCCCTCTCCATTTCGAGATGTAACAATCGAAAAGTTAGAATCAAAACAAGATGTAagtgaaatatgaaattttatttgagCATAGGTCATTGATTATAAATATGTTAACTGGGGATGGACATCTCTTAGTGGTCTGTCTACACACCATGTGTGATCGCctgttaaaagttttttaacCAGTCCTGACTAATCATGAATGAAGAGGCCGAcatacattcttgcataaaaacttctttttttactTGATCCGCCCAAGTATTAAAGGGGggaaaatcgtgtgcaaacaaggcaattcacatgctgttagtacacgatttttatttttgaaatgctttgtcggggatgtatatatgtatttctgcgcagactgacatctggtatctgcgtcttgattGTAACATAATATTCTCTTCATGTTGCGTGAAAGATTCAATCTAATCCATAGtacgttttgctgtatcagttaccaaatCCAAACGCACTACCCCCAAAATTGTATGTACTTGCTCCACCCTTGTTTACACCCCTTTTAGAAATCGGAGTcgattcattttttgttgataaccgtgaatgtGTAAGAAATGCGTGTAACTTGCGCAATTGATCCTTTTTAggaatcattttaatgatttttgaaaGTATCAGTcggattgtttttatttaatttcgcgaaaaattcggatagaaaatttgaaaacttatcACTACGTTCgcactcatccgtactctaaatgtgttcgtactcaaaataattcgaatataaagttattatccttaaaattgtgttcctgttaatcaaatttttaagttatatgcaaaattatgggtaatttaacgtttgtaataactagaaataaaaataagatgctcaaaagccttcaaatcacgcttttggtagtgttgctGATATGTGTgtcccggttatggatatttaaaacatgtttaccgtttccaagaacaaccgaatggtaactaaaaatgtttatttatttatttatttttacggcgcaccaacacagtataagttatatggcgacaaacaggactacaaattttggtttcacatctcatttacataaatttaaataaaaacatgtagtatggaatcaaaatttgcatacctgcaatcacagagttacagcaaaccCAAGTGTTAAGAGCCTATTAATCGACTCTTAcgatcgtaaagtcatcacataattatgaaaacaatgcatttagtcgttgtgttatgtttttatgcaagaatagcgacaatacacgtttgttttgtgtattaacgtctgcagaggCCCTtgggtctcggtcacaaacaatcccgcgggcttctgcagacgttactacagaaaaaaacgtgtattatccctacacaAGTACTGGCAAATTTGTTTACCAGGGTGCTAGACGTTATAGTACTAGTAGATCATGGCCTAGTTGTTGAACCAATAGTTACAACAATTGACAGTcaccaaaacaaacaagagtgcatgactgtcacaaaatacgcccgtcattgAACTCGGCGTagttcaaggggcataatccaagagtgcctggggggCATTGGGTGGTTGTCgtacttggccaagatattatgcccataaacattgtcagcaagtttggtgaaaatcggatgaaacctcttcgacttagagcgcggacaaggcAAACTCGCAGTTtgtttagtaattcaagggccataatccaagagtgcctggggcgatttggctggtaaTCGAACTCGGCCAAGATATTATGCACActaacattgtcagcaagtttgacgaagatcggatgaaaactgtttgactaagaGAGCGGTCAAGACTATaattgcagtttttcgagtaattaaaGGGCCTTAATCCAAGAATGCTTGGGGCagtttggctggttatcgaacctggTTATcgaatattatgcccacaaacattgtcagcaagtttggtgaagatcggatgaaaactgttgggacttatagagcggacaaggctaaattcgcagttttttgagtaattcaagggccatcatccaagagtgcctggggcgatttggctggttaatgaacttggccccaaacattgtcagcaagtttggtgaagatcggatgaaaactgtttgacttagagagcggacaaggctaaaaaAAACGCTGTTTTTCGAGTAATAcaaaggccataatccaagagagCAAGGGACGATTTAgctggttatcgaacctggccgagatattatgctcacaaacatt
The sequence above is a segment of the Mercenaria mercenaria strain notata chromosome 3, MADL_Memer_1, whole genome shotgun sequence genome. Coding sequences within it:
- the LOC128555792 gene encoding uncharacterized protein LOC128555792 isoform X1, producing MRCMIIVSCGGCKLMRIRPKWLFLVNLNRNVFLIFFYNDKRLEIVEDFSYLGILFNYNGIISKAKAKLVEQARRAMFSIIQKSRKLNLTISMQLHLSDTKIVPILLYGSEAWGVENLKILEQFHLKFCKFILNLKPSTPNCMVYGELGMLPITLQAKSRLLCYWSKLLNTKDNKICKILYKTILHLHNSNIHTSPWISFVKCNLDELGLSEYFINQKVTNLRHFKSLVKTRLQDHFVQNWNNSVDNSHKCLVYRMYKKVHCFEKYLDILPHNLAKTLCKFRTMNHSLPTDKGRHYNIERCERKCTLCDKHSIGDEFHYLFECDFFSASRKKSVPKYYFNHPSSFKLDDLMNCKIKSKLIKLALFCKTILSKLK